A single window of Balaenoptera acutorostrata chromosome X, mBalAcu1.1, whole genome shotgun sequence DNA harbors:
- the LOC103010785 gene encoding LOW QUALITY PROTEIN: putative deoxyribonuclease TATDN2 (The sequence of the model RefSeq protein was modified relative to this genomic sequence to represent the inferred CDS: inserted 2 bases in 2 codons; deleted 1 base in 1 codon; substituted 1 base at 1 genomic stop codon) — protein MAATPAAGWLPRTRGEGRGVTKSKQWRRLQRPAGCDAHEVESPSKRGCLWGPSDVASSSQPAXGSALRSGEPSRPGXLKAQKEVLVAVKPRXSWGSSCQGNSTFSFYFSLYSSHSSGSRAGGAASKDYLIRSTRFPLVRGITSAPSPLCFASPVLEEMASPEAAYNLKSNSKHSFYSSINPEFAAIAEGQNNETEEANEGQRSWGRQQDQGSSMIYVKEIQGILGTSMPEREAATSTEWSTRQQPNSGGISARDVPFSAPQGIVSASEIREEKIEISDFCDRRMMVHREKPLGYPRALTFEEGSPAPKFLGRPDYDSQIQKHQDKSMVIEHPSSGGGWSEMNEISAFSFPQEEPVSLSPLIISKPPSFTAEPVTYWPNLYSGPWHNSASYWPSSPKPPCSLSMGGSSSSNTSQVGKSSQSFLSGYPFSFPVYSPTWLRELKASEEDQSLNSHSFHFSRSSEARMKERRHHLQEETPSRSWEGYASCCLPRNYWQQSLQQGFIDTHCHLDMLYSRLSFKGTFDQFRKIYSYSFPKEFHGCISDFCDPRTLKGGLWEELLKEDLVWGAFGCHPHFARYYNESYERNIVQALRHPKAVAYGEIGLDYSHKCITPVPQQHKIFERQLQLAVSLKKPMVIHCRGAEEDLMGILKKYVPSDYKIHRHCFTGSYAVIKPLLDYFPNMSVGFTALLTYSSTWELQDALKKIPLERIVVETDAPFFLPRGVPKSVCPFAHPGLALHTVREMARIKDQPLSHTLATLRENTSRLYNI, from the exons ATGGCGGCGACTCCAGCGGCGGGCTGGCTGCCACGCACACGAGGCGAGGGGCGGGGAGTAACAAAAAGCAAGCAATGGCGGCGACTCCAGCGGCCGGCTGGCTGCGACGCACACGAG GTAGAATCCCCCAGCAAACGCGGATGCCTCTGGGGGCCCAGTGACGTGGCCTCCTCCAGCCAGCCAGCTTAGGGCTCTGCATTACGTTCTGGGGAGCCTAGCCGCCCGG GCCTGAAAGCTCAGAAGGAGGTCCTTGTGGCCGTCAAGCCGA TTTCCTGGGGTTCATCCTGTCAGGGAAATTCCACCTTCTCATTTTACTTCTCTTTATACTCTTCCCATTCCTCAGGTTCGCGTGCGGGTGGAGCAGCCTCCAAAGACTACCTGATTCGGAGCACT CGGTTTCCTCTCGTCCGTGGAATCACCTCAGCGCCATCCCCTTTGTGCTTTGCCAGTCCCGTTCTGGAAGAAATGGCTTCTCCAGAGGCTGCCTACAACCTTAAGAGTAATTCCAAACATAGTTTCTATAGCTCCATAAACCCTGAATTTGCAGCCATAGCTGAGGGTCAGAATAATGAGACTGAGGAAGCAAACGAGGGCCAGAGAAGCTGGGGTAGACAGCAAGACCAAGGCTCTTCAATGATATACGTGAAGGAGATCCAGGGCATCCTGGGAACATCGATGCCAGAAAGAGAGGCTGCCACTAGTACAGAATGGAGCACAAGACAGCAGCCCAACTCTGGAGGAATATCAGCCAGGGATGTCCCCTTCTCTGCTCCTCAAGGAATAGTGTCTGCCTCAGAGATCAGAGAGGAGAAGATAGAGATCAGCGACTTCTGTGACAGGAGAATGATGGTACATCGTGAGAAGCCACTTGGTTACCCAAGGGCACTCACTTTTGAAGAAGGCTCTCCAGCCCCAAAATTTCTAGGCAGACCTGACTATGATTCACAAATCCAAAAGCATCAAGATAAGAGTATGGTAATTGAGCACCCTTCTTCAGGAGGTGGCTGGTCTGAGATGAATGAGATTTCTGCCTTCAGTTTCCCTCAGGAGGAGCCAGTCTCACTCAGTCCCTTGATAATTTCAAAGCCTCCATCCTTCACAGCTGAGCCTGTCACCTACTGGCCTAATTTGTATAGTGGTCCTTGGCATAACTCTGCCAGCTACTGGCCCAGTAGTCCCAAGCCTCCTTGCTCTCTCTCCatgggcggcagcagcagcagcaacacaTCCCAGGTTGGGAAGAGCAGCCAGAGTTTCTTGAGTGGTTATCCCTTCAGTTTTCCAGTGTACTCCCCAACCTGGCTCAGAGAACTGAAGGCATCAGAAGAAGATCAGTCTCTGAATtctcattcatttcatttctccAGAAGTTCAGAAGCCAGGATGAAGGAGAGGAGACACCATCTCCAAGAGGAGACACCATCACGTTCTTGGGAAGGATATGCATCTTGTTGCCTGCCAAGGAACTACTGGCAACAAAGCCTACAGCAGGGTTTCATTGATACCCATTGTCACCTGGACATGCTCTATTCCAGGTTGTCTTTCAAAGGGACGTTTGACCAGTTCAGAAAAATTTATAGCTACTCCTTCCCTAAGGAATTTCACGGCTGCATCTCTGATTTCTGTGATCCTCGCACACTGAAGGGTGGTCTATGGGAGGAGCTGTTGAAAGAGGATCTGGTCTGGGGGGCCTTTGGCTGTCACCCCCATTTTGCACGTTACTACAATGAGAGTTACGAAAGAAATATTGTGCAAGCCTTACGGCACCCCAAGGCTGTAGCATATGGAGAAATTGGCTTGGATTACTCCCATAAGTGCATCACACCTGTCCCACAGCAGCACAAGATATTTGAGAGACAGCTGCAGCTGGCCGTGTCTCTAAAGAAGCCCATGGTGATCCACTGCCGAGGAGCTGAGGAAGATCTGATGGGCATCCTGAAAAAATATGTGCCCTCTGACTACAAGATCCATAGGCATTGCTTCACTGGCAGTTACGCAGTCATCAAGCCCCTTCTGGACTACTTCCCCAACATGTCTGTGGGCTTCACTGCACTCCTGACTTACTCTTCTACCTGGGAGCTCCAGGATGCTCTGAAAAAGATCCCACTGGAGAGAATCGTCGTGGAAACCGatgctcccttcttcctccctcgtGGGGTTCCCAAAAGCGTTTGCCCGTTTGCCCACCCAGGCCTGGCCCTGCATACGGTTCGAGAGATGGCCAGAATCAAAGATCAGCCACTCTCCCACACCTTGGCCACCTTACGAGAGAACACTAGTCGCCTCTACAATATTTAA